The segment CATAAGGCGCCCAGTCCGTGGCCATATGCAACACCCCCCGGGGCGGAGAATGCGCGCCGCCTCCCGCAGAAACGGGCCCTGTACGAGCCGCCGCTTATGGTGGCGGGTCTTGGGCCAGGGATCGGGGAAAAACACCTGTATGACCGCGATCCGCTGATCAGGGATCAGGCGAAACACGTCATGCACGTCGGCCTCGATCACGCGCACGTTCGTAAGCCCCGCCTGCTCGATGGCGCGCAACGCCTTCACGAGCCCCGCACGATAGACCTCGACCCCGACATAATCGCGCGCCGTGTCCGCTGCCGCCAATGTGAGTAACGACTCGCCATCCCCAAACCCTACATCTAACACGATGTCACGACACCCTTCGCCGATCCTCGGCCACTCATGGTCGGCGATGGCAAACCGTCCCCAGAGACGTTCGCGCGCGGCCCTGGCGGCATCCCCCAGGGGCCGCTCACGACGCGCGTAGCTGCGGATCTCGCGCGGATACGCCGCGCTCACGAGACGAGACCGGCCATAGGTGACGACGGGTCTGCCGAGGTGCGGCGCGGCATGCGACCCGCACGATACGCCTGCCGGCCCGCCTCCACCCCCTTGCGCATGGCCTCGGCCATCATCACCGGGTCGCGCGCCGCGGCAATCGCCGTATTCATCAACACCCCGTCACACCCGAGCTCCATGGCCACGGCCGCATCCGAGGCCGTGCCGACCCCGGCGTCGACCAACACCGGTACGCGCGCGTTCTCGACGATGAGGCGAATATTCAAGGGATTGCGTATACCGAGCCCGGAGCCTATGGGGGCGGCCAGCGGCATCACCGCGACACAGCCGATGGCCTCCAGACGCTTGGCCGCGACCGGATCATCGGTCGTATAGACCATGACCTCGAAGCCCTCGCCGACCAATTGCTCGGCGGCCTTGATGGTCTCCACCATGTCCGGAAACAGGCTGCCTTTGTCCCCTATGACCTCGAGCTTGACGAGTCTGTGATCGTCCAGCAGTTCGCGCGCCAACCGACATGTCCGCACCGCCTCATCGGCCGTATAGCAGCCGGCGGTGTTGGGCAGAATCGTGAATCGATCGGGGGGCAGGACATCGAGCAGATTGGGCTCGCCCGGATTTTGGCCGAGGTTGGTGCGCCGCACCGCTACCGTGACGATCTCCGCCCCGCTCGCCTCCACGGCCCGCCGGGTCTCGTCCAGATCTTTATACTTCCCTGTGCCGACGAGCAATCGCGAACCAAACGTGCGCGCGCCCAACCGCCAAGCATCATCACCCTGTGCCATCCCTAACCACCCCCAATCGCCTGAACAATCTCGATCCGATCACCGTCCCGCAGGATACGGTCGCCCTGCTGGGTGCGCGGGACGATCTCGTGGTTGATCTCGACCGCGATGCGCTTACCGACAAGCCCCATCTCGAGCAACAGGGCCATGAGGCCTATGGGCTCAGGGACGGTACGAGACGTTCCGTTCACATAAATCTGCATGGACAATGGCACCCATCCCGAAAAAGCGTTATATTGTATTGCCTCTCAGGCCATCCGGCTATGCGGGTGTAGTTCAATGGTAGAACTTCAGCTTCCCAAGCTGATAGCGAGGGTTCGATTCCCTTCACCCGCTCCACCTCAACTTTCCAAGGGCTACAGGGACCGAGAAGGCCACGCTGGCGGCAGCACCGCCGTGGCGGCGCGCCACGAATGATGTCGACCCGCTGCCGTAGCTCACCGGGGCCTGGCCACGGGATAGCGAGACACGGCTAGTGTAACACCGCCCGACCCCCGAGCCTGTAACGCATGGTGCCCCCTTAAGCCTGCCGCATCAGGGCCCCCAGAACCATGATTCGTTACTGCCCTACCCGAGGCTGCTTAATCGCCGTTCCTCGACGTTGATTCCCAGAACCCCGGCCCTGCCATCCGGAACCCCTTCCCTTGGGGGCGATTGGCATGGAATCCCCGTTTCGCTTGCCTGTCGCGCGCGCCACCCTTAAGCTCGGCCGCGACGCTTCGCTGACCCGTGGGCGCCACCCCCTTTCCTTGCCGAGCCCGTGGGGCCTCTTCCCCCATGCGCTGCGACGAAGATGGCAGGCCCGCCATCGGTCCGTGAGCCGGGAGGCGAGTGCGGGCAGCCCCTCCTGATCCCGCCGGGCCAAACGGCGAATATAAGCCCCGACATCCCGAGGCCGGCCAGCCATAGCAACCCGAGCGACCTGGACTCGTTCATCCTCATTTGTATTCTTGTGTGCCATAGGCGAAACAAATTCCCCATTTTTTGGCCATGGCGCTTTTCAAATGGGTCCGCGTCGAGGGAGAGAGAATGATTTTCAGGAAAATTACGATCTTCAACGCCTGCTGAAATCCTCCAACTCGGTGGAACCCGCTTGCCAGATTTCACTAGAAATGCTATTTTCAACATATGCTGAAACAGC is part of the Acidiferrobacter thiooxydans genome and harbors:
- the trmB gene encoding tRNA (guanine(46)-N(7))-methyltransferase TrmB; its protein translation is MSAAYPREIRSYARRERPLGDAARAARERLWGRFAIADHEWPRIGEGCRDIVLDVGFGDGESLLTLAAADTARDYVGVEVYRAGLVKALRAIEQAGLTNVRVIEADVHDVFRLIPDQRIAVIQVFFPDPWPKTRHHKRRLVQGPFLREAARILRPGGCCIWPRTGRLMRTRCWRRPRRSRPWS
- a CDS encoding thiazole synthase, which translates into the protein MAQGDDAWRLGARTFGSRLLVGTGKYKDLDETRRAVEASGAEIVTVAVRRTNLGQNPGEPNLLDVLPPDRFTILPNTAGCYTADEAVRTCRLARELLDDHRLVKLEVIGDKGSLFPDMVETIKAAEQLVGEGFEVMVYTTDDPVAAKRLEAIGCVAVMPLAAPIGSGLGIRNPLNIRLIVENARVPVLVDAGVGTASDAAVAMELGCDGVLMNTAIAAARDPVMMAEAMRKGVEAGRQAYRAGRMPRRTSADPSSPMAGLVS
- the thiS gene encoding sulfur carrier protein ThiS, whose product is MQIYVNGTSRTVPEPIGLMALLLEMGLVGKRIAVEINHEIVPRTQQGDRILRDGDRIEIVQAIGGG